Below is a genomic region from Scomber scombrus chromosome 3, fScoSco1.1, whole genome shotgun sequence.
AGCACTAAATTGGAGGAAAACGTGTATATTTATGAGGAAGTTgttgaaaatatataaacactgagCTGCTGGAGGCTAAAGTTTGGCCATGAAAGTAAATGCCATTCATTGAACTGAGTTAGTCTAaggtttatattattattgactGATTCAGTTGTACTGCTTAATTGAATGTAATGAAATCAAACTGAACCAATCGTGGGGTTAATGTGGaattaataatacataatgCATTAAATCTTTGCTAAAATTATCAAGACTGAATCGAGTTGTTGTTGTATTAAGTTGGTACACTCACAGTATGGAGTGTTCTTGGCTTTTTGCATTGTGGGGCTTGTGCATCGACATATTccatacacagatacacagatgTCAAGTCTAATTGTTCAGCAAGTATAAACTTTTGGGCCTAATGAAACTGATGTTTAGTTGTgatcatgaaaatataaatggtGGTGGTTGGAATGGTATTTTGATTGTTAGCTGATTGGAGgagttatttattgatttattgtgtgACTTGTACACGTGTCTCCCCTTCAGATTCAGTAGTATTGAAGCAGTTATGTAAACTGTCTTCCTCTATTAATTCCCCGTCATTGCTTTcttacacacatattcatacacatcAGTCTCCGCCCCCTCTCTCACATTCCTGCTCAGGCTCAATCTGTTTGGCACAGTGCGCTAAAGCAGGCTTTAAAATATTCCCCCCTCCTGTGCAAATTTGTTCCACCTTGAAGTggatttcattatttcatttgagCCTCGGCCTGACAGGGAAGTGAATCATTTTGACAGACCCTGTCTGAAGCCTCTTCAACCCAAGCCCTTGATTCTGAGTATTTTTGGAGCAGGGGGGAGGAGTAAGTCATTGTTGGCACTTTGCAGGTCTGATGTAAACTAGGGGCTTGCTGAGTACTTGGCCCCCATTGGCTGATGTCCAAGGCTGTGGAGGAAGCATGTTTAGTGTAGCATCAGGCAGAGAGGTGGAATCTTATCAGTGTTGCTCCACTCGGTTCAGATTACCTTGCGCTTGCTGTCCAGGGACTGCATCAGCCTgtcaacacattaacacacgTTACCTTCATTTACGGCACTGGGGCAAAGGGATGCTTACAGGCCTGTTGGTACTACAGCACAGCTAGagttcatgtgtgtatttttgtttgtttctcatttCCGCCATACCCTTATATTTGTATTGGCTCTTTGTATCCAGTGTACCGTACGGTATATTTGTATCTATCAGGAAACATTTGTTTTAGGCATGAGAAATCATATGGAAATGGTGTTGTATGCGAATGCAGTGAAATATGCGCAGCATGCATTTTTCAACTCAACACACAACTCTCTATCTTGAACTGAGGTAAGGTGTAGCTGTATAAGCATATTCAGTATCTCCCCTTCAAGACCCTTATTCATACTGCATAAATAGACCTCCCAGCATAGGTTTACATGATGTGATGTCCTTGTGATGTCCTTAAGCTTTCCATATAGCGCTACTCCCATGGACATTATCAGTGCAGCGGGAAAGGAGCCTTAGTTAGACGGAGGGTTCAATCAAAGTGTTTCCTCACATTTTCCCAATGTTTATGGAAGCTGCTGCATTGCATTTGTCTGGTGTCTGGTCCTCAATTCAAAGTCATCCCCgctctcttctctttccctctgtttcaTTTCCACAGCCTGATTGAAGTCTTCTAACAACCAAAGTGTTTTCTTATGGAGTGTTCCGCCAACTATTCCTTCAATAAGACTCTACTTTGAACTTTGATTTTCTCTTAAAAtggaggctttttttttcaaactgatgCTGAGAAACTCATCAGCTGGGGGAGCAGGGCCACCATCATAAAAAGATATGGCCTGGAGGAACACACTTTATGGTCAGCCTAGGTGGGAGTGTGTGTACTACTTGCTTTGttgtagtgtttgtgtgtgtgggctgttGCAGGTGGGGAATTTGTGCTCTCATGTCTCACTGTGTTAGTGTTTGTATGCGTACTAGAAAGTCGGAGTCAGACTGAGGTTGATTATtgaatgtgtgtaagtgtgtctgtgtgtagtcGCCCCATTCTCATGCTCATTATCTTTGTATGTGCTGGTGTGGTGTGGTGCTGCCACTGTCATTAGTGGATTCCTGAGGCGCAGCAGTAGTTCCGCTCCAGATTAGTTTTCTTGTGTCTGCCAGCGCTCTGTCTGGCAGATAGCCTGGCACGGCACTGCCCAGCTCAGCTCAACACAGCTTGGCCCGACCCAGATGAAGAAAACTCTGTGCCACAACAACTTTGATTTTTTGCTGGCCTCTTTTTAGCTTTCCAGCCCTCTCTACTTCCCTGCTCCAATGTTTAATTGATTGCAGAAACTAGGGTTTAATTCAGATTGTCAATCTAAATCTATGTTTAATCTTGTTTTCATTGAAGTTAGATAGGAGAGCCTTTTCCTCACCAAAATGCCTCATCTGACAATAGAGCCACTCTTTCACTTTTAGTGAGTTCTGACTTTGAATAAGaatttctttaacattttattaagaATGTTTAGGCGCGCATCTGTTTAAGTCACACACTTTCATGTGACCCAAAATCTACCTTGTCTCAGCTGAATCCAGAGGTGGATTTAAATGTTCTAGACTAGAGGTTGTGTTTAGTTTCGTTGTATAACTTTGTTAGATACTTAACCTTTGGTGCTCCAGGTCTGCAGCAGCAGTACAGAGAGTGCCAGGAGCTGCTTGGGCTTTACCAACAATACCTTTCTCAGCAACAGGCGAAGCTCAACCAGTCCATTTCCCAGCTCAGCCAGGGACCAGCCCACAGCAAGGTAAGGAATaggctagtgtgtgtgtggtagattGTACATACATGTGTTGTTGCAAGTGCATCATGCTGTTTAACATGATGGCCATACTCCCAGGAGAGCCATATTCAGAGAATACCCCCTGTTTGCAATCTATCAGGCACTCAAGCACAAAAACATCTAGTGAAACCACATGTAATAGCACATTGTCCCATGGCCAAGTGCCATTATAATGCATAACAAATTATTATAGAGGTCCACTTCTGTCACTGGTTCGATATGACTACAACATACTGCAAACTCTCTCAAGGTGACACTTCAGAAGCTAAGACGCCTCTCTGTAGATAGAATAGATGACTTGGCCAACCTCATTGTCCCGCCCTGGCTCTGAATAATGTGTGTTTGCCTGCTCTCTGACCCTCAGCAAATTAGTCACAGTCTCTTCCCCAGTCAACTATAAGATGGGCTTTCCTCCTTATGTTTATCTCATAATGTTCCTGACCTTGGCTTACCTGCCAGTTATGCTCAGTTGAAAATTGTCCTCTTCATCTTGTGGCCACCGTCCAGTTTTTCAATTTTGAAGCATGATTTGCATTTGTGCTGCTATGAAGCACCATGTCTATACAAGGCGTGTAGTGAAAGCAGCAACATGGCAgactagcagcagcagcagcagcagcagcagcagcagcagctgactAAACAGGATGCGATTAGGTGCAGCGTTGCTGTGTACATCATTGAAGTTGGGTGCCTAAAACGCTGTTTTAGATTGTGATAACCCACAAGTGAAATGTGCGCTTGTATGAAACAGCTCTCCCAACTACCTGGGGAAAGCTTTTGTTGCACAAAGCAACATGAGGAATGAGGTTGGTGAGTGGTGGTTAATTCTAGCCCAGCTCTACATCAGCTTTTTAACGAGCAGCCTAACATTTTTTGGTGAAATACTCCAAATACTTCCTAAAGTGGCCAAAATGCattaattgtcttttttgttcCCTGCCCAGGTGCTCAGTAGTGAGGAAGCGCCCAGCAGAACTACTAGCAGTGCTAATGGTCCGCTCTTTGATGGCTCATACCTCAGCCTTGGTACTACTTGGGCGCGACAGCCTCAAGCGCACAGGAGTGGTGGTGGAAGAAGAGGAGCTGTACAAactgtttcctctctttcctgtgATAGTGAGTTCAGTCCAGCTGACAGGCCAATCAATCAGCATAGGATTCAGAAAAGGGAGTGCAAGGAGTCACACTCGGAGTCCCGCCACAGATGTGAGCACTATCAAGGCAGCTGCCAAGACAGTGGCTACAGAATACAGAAACGGAGGAGCGATAATGACCATACTCTAGAGAATGGCCACCAGGACAACTTCAGCCAACATGAATGTGAAAGGTACAGTGGTCAAGACAGTATATAATTACCACTTTCCTGGAGTTTCAGCCAAATGTAACACTTAATCAAGATACAAACAGGGTAACAGGATATAAAGCTAATTAATTGGGTGTGTACACGCAGGCTCCAGAATGGGAATGTCATGGGCTCAGAGACTAAAGAAGCCCTGACCAGCCCTCTGCTAGGCCATGAGGACTGGGAGGAGAAGAGgcaccagctgctgctgcagaagaTTCAgttggagatggagagagagaggctgcagGCACGGCTGGCTGAGCAAGAGGAGAAGCTCAATAGACAGAATCAACAGCTACAACAGTCGCATCTCGACTGCAAAAGGTAGAACACAGAAGCCGAAAAAAAGGCCCTTAACTGGTGacattttcttaatgtttaGGTGGTATAACGTGATAGTTGGCTATTGTTAGTTAATAGATAGGTAATTACTGCTATGGGTGCTTCTTGTGTGTCTGTCATTGCAGAATTGCAGAACATTAGCAAGTCTTTTTCTCCTATGTTTAGGTTTCAAGAAGGAACTCAATCTGAGCTCAGCAGCTCAAAGACTAAGAATGGAGATCCAGAGGGTCTCACCCAACAAGATTTACCCTCCAGGTAAACCAAGTAGTCTGGCTGAAAGGAAGACAGACACTCGAACAAACTACAACTACTTCACTCACCTAGACACAAactcttcctcacacacactcttcaatgtcaaatacacatatacaaCTGTATACACATAGGCCTATACTCAAAAGCCACAAAAGCCAACTGGTATCTTATGTCTGTTGTCTGCAGCGTGCGTGAAGGTGCAGAAGTACCTCCTGCAAAACAGAGCTTGCATGAAAAATGTTCGCAAACTGTACCAGCTCCTAGGGACATTATCATTCAGTCTTGTGGTGAGTTTTAAgcttgtattttctgtttgtcgGATATCTGTATGTGCTTACTTGTCTCCACATAGAGGAACATCTCATCTCAAAACATATCTTCTACTTAAGCTTCGAGCCTGTCAAGTTGGATTTTCTTCAAACAGTATTTATTCCATGTAAAACTTTGAAGTTCATCATTTggttatttttaaaactgtctCACCCGTGTTGTTGCTCTAGCTTCTGTAACACTTGCATCTTGCATTTCTCAACAGAGGCCTTGGAGCGGTCCAGAAGGGACAAGGCCACATCTCCTGCAAAATGCTCTGCAAGTGTGAGGAAGCCTACGTCAGTGCCTGTGACCCAGAAGGACCCTGAAGCCAGGTAACACTTTTACTCAACATCATtgaataatagtaataataataataatagcgtCAACAGGACATTTTCCCAAGCCCTTCTAAAAGCATGTTCCCACGTGATCTGACGTAACATTCAGCATGATGACGTTGCTACATATAAACCGATATAAACCCCTAAGTCCGCCTAGCCAGTAGCCACAGAGACGGATGGAGCACTCACTGTTTCCGCCTCTCAGTGCTCTAACCCACGTCACTGCTTTTTGTTAATGTCTGAGTGGGCGTTTCCATTTGAACAACCCGGAAAAAATGCAGACGGAGTCGTCCCTAATAAGCATTTAGGATTTACTCTTAATAGATTTTAGCATAGTGAAGGATTACAGGACTATTTATTATACCTTTTATGTTAACTCAACCTTAAACCTTTCAACCTGTAATTAGTTAAAAGTCAAGGAGACAACCGTGTTATGGAAATTCTGGTGAACAGTACCCTGGATAAGTAGTAAATGATAGCAAGCATTGAAAGTAGCTGATCTATGAACATCCAGTGAGCTTAAATTCAACAGAACTAAAGAAccagttaaaaaacaaagaaggtTGGTCTTAGAAAAAGGGTGAGAAGCGGCGCAGGTAACTCCAGGACGATTATTTCcaggctgcagtgttttttttgttctgtttgacCTTTTAACATcaatataatttgtttttccccccaagttatgaaaaaaatattaacaatattgCAACACATAAATATCAGTGCATGTGAAGCAtctctctgtgtttgcatatacTGCAGTGTTGGAGGCTAAATGATGACTTTTCTTAGTCCAGCTAACTTTTCGAGCTGTGAGAAGCTAAATGAAGCTTTTTACTGGGCTAGCTAGCGCTGCGGCCAGCCTGTCAGGAGACATGCTGCGTTCCATTAGTCGGCCTAGCAGGGACCCTGCAGCAGGTGTAATTGAACAGACTTCTGGATGCACACACTGCCCTCCCTCCTCTTGCGGCCACAGTAATGAGACAGAGAAAGCAAGAGTGAGGGAGAGATgtaaaaagtgtgtttgaggATGAGTGAGGGGCGAGATCATTGGATAAAGTGAGAAATGGGAAGCAAGGAAAGTTAGAGAAGGTGGAGATGGATAGAAATGGAAATGGTGAGAAAGGTTTAAGAACAGAGAGGGGGTTTCAGGACAGGAATGAATCACTGAGTGCAAGCAGACCTTCCAAATAAGGCAGAGAAATTCATTACCTTTTTCAACCTTTACATGGAACAGTgattaacctgtgtgtgtgtgtgtgtgtgtgtgtgtgtgtgtgtgtgtgtgtgtgtgtgtgtgtgtgtgtgtgtgtgtgtgtgtgtgtgtgtgtgtgtgtgtgtgtgtgtgtgtgtgtgtgtgtgtgtgtgtgtgtgtgtgtgtgtgtgtgtgttttggcaaACATTCATTTGTAGATGTAGGTGCTattttttccttccttaatGTCTAAATTCTCTCCTCTACTGTTTTATGACAGCAGCTGATAGGAGTTACAGTAGCTGTAAAATGTCCTTGAGGACAAATAGTTGGAAAGCTAATTCTTTAAAACAGGTGAAGTTTTACAACTTCCAGTGAGTAACTTTTAAACAAAGCAGTGCGTGGTCCAAGTTGATCTGTGAGCTCCAGCAGATGCCCATTAATTCCAGCAGGGACCCAGGGTATCAGATCTTATTACCATCCATTTACACCTCC
It encodes:
- the kiaa1328 gene encoding protein hinderin: MKCQPPFSLGPGSASTTSKKSTKMQARRSSDSKNEAALKKAGKKQGHLQCDHSGAYTKEKVSVHPSADIAMEHTLSQASGTFLPLSQVMSETSRVQSQVCLKDLCPEDKRRIANLIEELARVSEEKEESVQRLKDEQGHFECKIQQLEQQNVVIAQERESLQQQYRECQELLGLYQQYLSQQQAKLNQSISQLSQGPAHSKVLSSEEAPSRTTSSANGPLFDGSYLSLGTTWARQPQAHRSGGGRRGAVQTVSSLSCDSEFSPADRPINQHRIQKRECKESHSESRHRCEHYQGSCQDSGYRIQKRRSDNDHTLENGHQDNFSQHECERLQNGNVMGSETKEALTSPLLGHEDWEEKRHQLLLQKIQLEMERERLQARLAEQEEKLNRQNQQLQQSHLDCKRFQEGTQSELSSSKTKNGDPEGLTQQDLPSSVREGAEVPPAKQSLHEKCSQTVPAPRDIIIQSCEALERSRRDKATSPAKCSASVRKPTSVPVTQKDPEARLDFSVVELLDIFSPISAPEHCKPSTQRTTTSHRRPALTTPKPVCRSLLTPAGPHPQNTQQDLEESQILEDIFFIC